A region from the Rhodospirillaceae bacterium genome encodes:
- a CDS encoding PAS domain-containing protein produces the protein MAVRKDWPELVPILQKALDSVSPEEREEIYNRWITVKFQQEVDYRIILATIGVGLLIISIILIWNRRLKAEIKRRFAVEEMLLSREEDLQQSELHLKEIIWATSVGTWEWDIRTGEMSINERWAEIAGYTPDELAPVKIDTWMNLAESDEKEQFDKSLEKVFSREHERYERESRIYHKNGDWLWVVDRGKVVEWTEDGEPLRMSGTRSDITERKKLETMKNEFISTVSHELRTPLTSIKGSLGLISDGKLGAMPVKATGMIEIA, from the coding sequence ATGGCGGTTCGCAAGGATTGGCCAGAGCTTGTTCCCATCTTACAGAAGGCATTGGATTCTGTATCCCCGGAAGAACGCGAAGAAATTTATAACCGCTGGATCACGGTAAAGTTTCAACAAGAGGTCGATTACCGAATTATCCTCGCCACTATTGGCGTCGGATTACTGATAATTTCAATCATCCTCATATGGAACCGAAGGCTTAAAGCAGAGATTAAACGCCGGTTTGCCGTTGAAGAGATGCTGCTAAGCCGTGAAGAAGATCTACAACAAAGCGAACTTCACTTGAAAGAAATCATTTGGGCAACCAGCGTCGGCACATGGGAATGGGATATTCGGACCGGTGAAATGAGCATCAACGAACGTTGGGCAGAAATTGCCGGATACACCCCTGATGAACTTGCACCTGTAAAAATCGATACATGGATGAACTTAGCTGAGTCTGACGAGAAGGAGCAGTTTGATAAATCACTCGAAAAAGTCTTTTCTCGCGAACATGAAAGGTATGAACGAGAATCTCGTATTTATCATAAGAACGGTGATTGGCTTTGGGTGGTTGACCGTGGAAAGGTCGTCGAATGGACTGAAGACGGCGAACCCTTACGTATGTCAGGAACGCGTAGCGATATCACGGAACGTAAGAAACTAGAAACAATGAAAAACGAATTCATTTCGACAGTTAGCCATGAACTTCGGACGCCCCTGACATCAATTAAAGGATCACTGGGGCTAATATCTGATGGCAAGCTTGGAGCGATGCCGGTAAAGGCAACAGGTATGATAGAAATTGCCT
- a CDS encoding histidine kinase, protein MTKFLVSEENKDGYKLEDILMEVRKDMIYRCEKVVDDHRPDALHVLDNNMKILGLLSEAIKLATDSTETLNRAFGPSMSGNGGEPRIGVR, encoded by the coding sequence ATGACCAAGTTTCTCGTTTCAGAAGAAAATAAGGATGGCTATAAGCTGGAAGATATCCTGATGGAAGTTCGCAAGGATATGATTTATCGCTGTGAAAAGGTTGTCGATGACCACCGACCAGATGCTTTACACGTCCTCGATAACAATATGAAAATTCTGGGCTTATTAAGTGAGGCCATTAAACTTGCGACCGATTCTACCGAGACTCTTAACCGGGCGTTTGGACCCAGTATGTCAGGGAACGGCGGAGAGCCACGAATCGGCGTCCGGTAA